One Rosa chinensis cultivar Old Blush chromosome 3, RchiOBHm-V2, whole genome shotgun sequence DNA window includes the following coding sequences:
- the LOC112195155 gene encoding alpha carbonic anhydrase 7, with protein MMMDQRKSIFTSLFMLLLLLLQILHSTPVTAQEVEEEREFDYLNDSEKGPKYWGELREEWAACKHGTLQSPVDLLSENVQVHLNKGEVRLKYKPANATIRNRGHDISVQWNLGDAGSVEINGTDYLLQQCHWHSPSEHTIDGIRFDMELHMVHLIPDANVENNIVVVTYLYKLGKPDKFLSEVSTDIHAMIDEEEERHRGVVDPRDVKKGGKKFYKYIGSLTVPPCTEGVTWIIHKKLTTVSREQMELLREAVHDFAEQNARPLQALNRRDVHFHGPESHIRD; from the exons ATGATGATGGATCAGAGGAAGTCCATCTTCACTTCTTTATTtatgctgcttcttcttctccttcaaaTTTTGCACTCAACACCCGTTACAGCTCAAGAAGTAG aagaagaaagagagtttGATTATCTGAATGACAGTGAGAAGGGACCAAAGTATTGGGGAGAGCTTAGGGAAGAATGGGCAGCATGTAAACATGGGACACTGCAATCTCCGGTAGATTTGCTGAGTGAGAACGTGCAAGTACACCTAAACAAAGGGGAGGTGAGACTCAAGTACAAGCCTGCAAATGCAACAATCAGAAATAGAGGCCATGACATTTCG GTCCAGTGGAATCTAGGTGATGCTGGATCCGTAGAGATTAATGGCACAGATTACTTGCTACAACAATGCCACTGGCACTCACCATCCGAGCATACAATTGATGGTATAAGATTTGACATGGAGCTTCATATGGTACACCTAATCCCTGATGCAAATGTCGAAAACAACATAGTTGTGGTTACATACCTCTACAAACTTGGCAAGCCTGATAAGTTTCTGTCGGAG GTAAGCACGGATATCCATGCCATGattgatgaagaggaagagagacaCAGAGGGGTGGTTGATCCAAGAGATGTGAAGAAGGGTGGCAAAAAATTTTACAAGTACATAGGCTCACTCACTGTACCTCCTTGCACTGAAGGAGTAACTTGGATCATCCACAAAAAG TTAACTACTGTTTCAAGAGAGCAAATGGAGTTGCTTCGAGAAGCCGTTCATGAC TTCGCAGAACAGAATGCAAGACCATTGCAAGCTCTCAATCGCCGAGATGTGCACTTCCATGGCCCTGAGTCTCACATTCGGGATTAA
- the LOC112195154 gene encoding uncharacterized protein LOC112195154, whose product MVDMSLSTSHSSHDNQGSDAKTALHLSDPMRETKSSFGFFSDSDILVWLKGLAIDSGYCKASPGSAQQLWNQSLELRKHLLLANDVSPRSKRKLDQFLRGGRFAGASELETKKSNDHVKRICRGHSVSCSTNTDGNNEIFRPQILCSSLMSGNSLTNEDDYRVKQCCPDLTILDDMEKYGAPYKDNSASPLIDADESVHGSSTLSLEKSNFCDATTLKVNDSVDSSDSFSLDEYDSELERALRLLVSSDDDFRRSVTSTHPKMKSEERNHKACEILRCLFSDGKYFRRSVPIGRDFQADVPKWIGPVNRNKLYSEDGDSEVSRWLGTLIWPIKGRKCGGATIKAIGKGRPESCSCVSPGSVDCVKHHIHEARLCLQSEIGPAFCSWKFDEMGEFASKSWTLKEQRTFESLVRKNPLSNEASFWKLAFKRFPDKRKKSIVSYYYNVFIPRRMSLETRSSLDEIDSDDDSIEV is encoded by the exons ATGGTTGATATGTCATTATCGACAAGTCATAGTAGTCATGACAATCAAGGGAGTGATGCGAAGACTGCTTTGCACCTGAGCGATCCGATGAGAGAAACAAAATCGtcttttggtttcttttctGATTCTGACATATTGGTGTGGTTAAAAGGCCTTGCAATTGACTCTGGATATTGTAAAGCATCCCCAGGTTCAGCTCAACAGTTATGGAATCAGAGTCTTGAACTACGGAAACATTTGCTTCTTGCTAATGACGTTTCTCCTCGG AGTAAGCGAAAACTTGATCAGTTCCTAAGAGGTGGTAGATTCGCAGGCGCTTCAGAATTGGAAACGaagaaatccaatgatcatgtaaAGAGAATTTGTAGAGGGCATTCTGTCTCATGCTCAACCAATACAGATGGCAATAATGAAATTTTCAGACCACAGATTCTATGCAGTTCACTCATGTCTGGAAATTCGTTGACAAATGAGGATGATTATCGAGTGAAGCAATGTTGTCCCGATTTGACCATTCTGGATGATATGGAAAAATACGGTGCTCCCTACAAGGATAATTCTGCTTCTCCCCTCATTGATGCAGATGAATCAGTCCATGGTTCGAGTACATTAAGTCTGGAAAAATCCAACTTCTGTGATGCAACCACTTTGAAGGTTAATGATTCAGTTGACAGTTCAGATTCTTTCAGTTTAGATGAGTATGATTCAGAACTTGAAAGGGCATTGAGGTTATTGGTTTCCAGTGATGATGATTTTCGAAGATCTGTTACTTCCACTCACCCTAAAATGAAGTCAGAGGAGAGAAATCATAAGGCTTGTGAAATATTGAGATGTTTATTTTCCGATGGCAAGTATTTTCGAAGGTCTGTTCCCATTGGCCGTGATTTTCAGGCTGATGTTCCAAAGTGGATAGGACCAGTCAATAGGAATAAGCTTTACAGTGAGGATGGTGATTCAGAAGTGTCAAGGTGGTTGGGCACGCTTATCTGGCCAATCAAAGGGAGGAAATGTGGAGGAGCTACCATAAAAGCAATTGGGAAAGGGAGACCTGAGTCTTGTTCTTGTGTCTCTCCAGGATCTGTTGATTGTGTCAAACACCACATTCATGAAGCACGACTTTGCTTGCAGTCCGAGATTGGTCCTGCCTTCTGCAGTTGGAAGTTTGACGAAATGGGAGAATTTGCCTCAAAGTCATGGACTTTAAAAGAACAGAGAACCTTTGAATCTCTTGTTAGAAAAAATCCACTATCAAACGAAGCAAGCTTTTGGAAGCTTGCGTTTAAGCGTTTCCCTGATAAGCGCAAGAAAAGCATCGTGAGTTATTACTATAATGTGTTCATCCCTAGACGTATGAGCCTTGAGACTAGATCTTCCCTTGATGAAATTGACAGCGATGATGACTCGATAGAGGTATAG
- the LOC112194191 gene encoding alpha carbonic anhydrase 7 has product MIRSMKTPLQFFAFTLFLLYWQPIKPIRAGHGVEEIGYNYRKGSKKGPEHWGDLKKEWKACKDGKLQSPINLSDKHARKAISRVYDLKMSYKPSNATMKNEGHAIAIEWEGDAGSIQINGTDFFLKQCHWHRSSEHFINGRSYDLELHMVHHSRKNNVAVVAFLYKIGRRSPFFSKMNNDVLSLTGIEKEIHLGVIDPRLIRWPSSQFYRYMGSLTTPPCTGGVIWSVNKKVLSVTKEQLRLLERVVYGHAKMNARPLQRLNGRDITLFGPRWGLRN; this is encoded by the exons ATGATTAGATCAATGAAAACTCCTCTTCAGTTCTTTGCTTTCACTCTTTTTCTTCTGTACTGGCAACCAATCAAACCCATCAGAGCTGGCCATGGTG TGGAAGAAATAGGGTATAATTATAGGAAAGGGAGCAAGAAGGGACCAGAGCACTGGGGAGACCTTAAGAAAGAATGGAAGGCATGCAAAGATGGAAAATTGCAATCGCCAATAAATTTGTCGGATAAGCACGCTAGAAAAGCAATCTCAAGAGTATATGATCTTAAAATGAGCTATAAGCCTTCAAATGCAACCATGAAGAATGAAGGTCATGCTATTGCG ATTGAATGGGAGGGTGATGCAGGATCAATTCAGATCAATGGCACTGATTTTTTCCTCAAACAATGCCATTGGCACAGATCCTCTGAACATTTCATTAATGGCAGAag TTATGATTTGGAATTGCACATGGTTCACCACAGCCGGAAGAACAACGTAGCTGTAGTCGCATTCCTCTACAAAATTGGTAGACGTAGTCCTTTTTTCTCAAAG ATGAACAATGACGTATTGTCTCTAACTGGTATAGAGAAGGAGATACACTTGGGAGTGATTGATCCAAGATTGATAAGATGGCCAAGCTCACAATTTTACAGATATATGGGCTCACTCACAACCCCTCCTTGCACAGGTGGAGTTATTTGGAGCGTAAACAAAAAG GTACTTTCTGTTACAAAAGAACAACTGAGGTTACTTGAACGAGTCGTCTATGGT CATGCAAAGATGAATGCTAGACCATTACAACGTCTTAATGGCCGGGATATCACTCTCTTTGGTCCTCGGTGGGGATTGCGTAACTGA